Proteins encoded within one genomic window of Verrucomicrobiota bacterium:
- a CDS encoding acetylxylan esterase, with amino-acid sequence MKIIDSRGSFVGLALTGLSVLFCPPTLAQPEKLSTNYVLSVASERADAIHRQGEAVVFNVNLLLDQKPVPDAEVQWTLSKDGVPPNTSGQLKLSNGVARITGRLDEPGFLLCRVTFRTPANRTLTSSGGAGIDPLQIKPSLPAPANFDAFWSEQKRQLAEVSVNPRLSPVSSLQPGINCFDLQADSVGAPVSGYFAKPAGAAPKSLPIILTVHGAGVRSSSLSGSVSWAKQGFLALDINAHGIPNGKPNEFYTDLANGELKDYRHRGRESRETVYFRGMFLRLVRALDFLTTQPEWDGRTVVVHGSSQGGAQSIVAAGLDPRVTFFAAGVPAMCDHTGVVAGRVNGWPKLVPNGLDDKPDAKVLEAARYYDAMNFATRTKAAGIVTVGFIDTTCPPTSVYAAYNALAGAKEIFNDPPSPHTVSARANQAMRSAILKHVEQMRTAK; translated from the coding sequence ATGAAAATCATCGATTCACGGGGTTCGTTCGTTGGCCTCGCGCTCACGGGCTTGAGCGTGCTGTTCTGTCCGCCAACGCTCGCCCAACCAGAAAAGCTTTCCACCAACTACGTCCTGAGCGTCGCTTCGGAGCGGGCGGATGCGATCCACAGGCAAGGCGAGGCGGTGGTATTCAACGTCAATCTCCTCCTCGATCAAAAACCCGTGCCGGACGCCGAGGTGCAATGGACCCTATCCAAGGACGGCGTGCCGCCGAATACCTCAGGCCAGTTGAAATTGTCGAACGGCGTCGCACGCATCACTGGACGACTCGATGAACCGGGGTTTCTGCTGTGTCGCGTCACGTTTCGCACGCCGGCGAACCGAACGCTGACCTCATCTGGTGGCGCGGGCATTGATCCGCTTCAGATTAAACCAAGCTTGCCGGCACCGGCGAATTTCGACGCGTTTTGGTCCGAGCAAAAGCGGCAGCTCGCCGAGGTCTCGGTCAATCCAAGGTTGAGTCCGGTATCTTCCCTGCAGCCGGGCATTAATTGCTTCGATCTTCAGGCCGATTCCGTGGGAGCGCCGGTATCCGGTTATTTCGCCAAACCCGCCGGGGCCGCGCCCAAGAGCTTGCCGATCATTCTCACCGTGCACGGCGCCGGCGTCAGAAGTTCGAGCCTGAGCGGATCTGTGAGCTGGGCCAAACAAGGCTTCCTGGCGCTCGACATTAACGCGCACGGAATTCCGAACGGCAAGCCGAACGAATTCTACACGGACCTGGCCAACGGCGAATTGAAGGATTACCGCCATCGCGGGCGCGAGTCGCGGGAGACCGTCTATTTTCGCGGCATGTTCCTGCGCCTGGTGCGCGCACTGGATTTCCTCACCACACAGCCCGAATGGGACGGTCGTACCGTCGTCGTCCACGGCAGCAGCCAGGGCGGCGCGCAATCCATCGTGGCCGCGGGCCTCGATCCGCGCGTGACTTTCTTTGCCGCCGGTGTTCCGGCCATGTGCGATCACACGGGCGTCGTGGCCGGCCGCGTCAACGGCTGGCCCAAGCTGGTTCCGAATGGGCTCGATGACAAACCGGACGCGAAGGTGCTGGAAGCGGCTCGTTATTACGACGCGATGAATTTCGCCACACGGACCAAGGCGGCGGGGATTGTGACGGTCGGATTCATCGACACCACTTGCCCGCCCACGAGCGTCTATGCGGCTTACAACGCGCTCGCGGGCGCGAAGGAGATTTTCAACGACCCGCCCAGCCCGCACACGGTTTCGGCGAGAGCGAATCAAGCCATGCGCAGCGCCATCCTGAAACACGTGGAACAAATGAGAACAGCGAAATGA
- a CDS encoding DUF1080 domain-containing protein — translation MQTSLPSLPSIALFLVASTALINANAAEPKLVYAKDGSGVYGYKDTPKLPWCEFVVHDPDRPAPKRVNPGPALPPAPAPSDAIVLFDGADVSPWRSNSWRVVEGCFEAVGDAGPRTKESFGSFQLHLEWLPPAKFEGPWYNRGNNGVLIHGVYEIQIFDSWTEKWCADGQCAAVYGQTPPLVNACRPPGEWQSFDITFAAPVLEDGQVVKPARITMFHNGLLVHLNQEIYGATRHLALPRPVKVSEGPIALAGHGCPVRFRNIWIRRL, via the coding sequence ATGCAAACGTCCCTACCTTCCCTACCTTCCATCGCGCTTTTTCTCGTCGCCTCAACCGCGCTCATCAATGCAAATGCCGCGGAACCCAAGCTCGTTTACGCCAAGGACGGCTCCGGCGTTTACGGCTACAAAGATACCCCGAAGCTTCCGTGGTGCGAATTCGTCGTGCACGACCCGGACCGTCCCGCGCCGAAGCGGGTCAATCCGGGACCCGCACTGCCGCCGGCGCCTGCGCCGTCGGACGCGATTGTATTGTTCGATGGGGCGGATGTTTCGCCGTGGCGAAGCAATTCGTGGCGCGTTGTGGAGGGTTGCTTTGAAGCCGTCGGAGATGCCGGCCCTCGCACGAAGGAAAGTTTTGGCAGCTTTCAACTGCACCTGGAATGGCTGCCGCCCGCGAAGTTCGAGGGGCCTTGGTACAACCGAGGCAACAACGGCGTGCTCATTCACGGTGTCTATGAAATCCAAATCTTCGATTCCTGGACGGAGAAATGGTGCGCCGACGGCCAGTGCGCCGCCGTGTATGGGCAAACGCCGCCACTGGTGAACGCGTGCCGTCCACCTGGCGAATGGCAGAGCTTCGACATCACCTTCGCTGCGCCCGTTCTTGAAGACGGCCAAGTCGTGAAGCCCGCGCGCATCACGATGTTTCATAACGGCCTGCTCGTGCATTTGAATCAGGAAATCTACGGCGCCACCCGGCACCTCGCGTTGCCCCGGCCGGTGAAGGTGAGCGAAGGCCCGATTGCGCTCGCCGGTCACGGCTGCCCGGTGCGCTTTCGGAATATCTGGATCCGGAGGCTGTGA